In one Magallana gigas chromosome 7, xbMagGiga1.1, whole genome shotgun sequence genomic region, the following are encoded:
- the LOC136269858 gene encoding uncharacterized protein, with protein sequence MSFRVPKNSPQRARSSKRVTGKSAFDQEKQQYYSSLGISNPFPPRTREQQNRHDGHIAFTLPPLTSSLRITSCHNHAEKRRVSIATVPQEPEGVLKKHSTETKQMLQELDKEVGETESTEQTITELPDRTPEPEILHVFPELRNGAASKPERVRRHSSYEPRYCWCTRCQIMYRMYKENDHSLEGWGKYPCFHL encoded by the exons ATGTCTTTCCGGGTACCAAAAAATTCTCCA CAGAGGGCCAGATCAAGCAAACGTGTAACAGGGAAGAGTGCATTTGACCAGGAGAAACAACAGTATTACAGCTCCCTTGGTATCTCAAACCCATTCCCACCGCGGACAAGGGAGCAGCAAA ATAGACATGACGGACACATTGCCTTCACGTTGCCTCCCCTTACCTCCTCTCTTAGAATAACATCGTGCCATAATCACGCAGAAAAAAGACGGGTATCCATCGCAACAGTTCCCCAAGAACCAGAAGGTGTTCTGAAGAAACACTCGACTGAAACTAAACAGATGCTGCAAGAACTCGACAAAGAGGTAGGAGAGACCGAGTCGACAGAGCAAACAATAACGGAGTTACCAGACAGGACACCGGAACCGGAAATACTGCATGTCTTTCCCGAGTTGCGCAATGGAGCCGCCTCCAAACCAGAGCGTGTACGTCGTCATTCATCGTACGAGCCTCGTTACTGCTGGTGCACGCGGTGTCAGATCATGTACAGAATGTACAAAGAAAACGACCACAGCTTGGAAGGATGGGGTAAATATCCTTGTTTCCACTTGTGA
- the LOC105319129 gene encoding transmembrane protein 178B has product MRTSTCGTVMLVCATILGPITIVFLAVSFATDYWLEFKVDPGYTRLSTDNARVSHTRHRGIFRECYPGNDTAFLLTAKDVVDNYCFNIDYEVPESTSITLSTEFMARIHLSRCFLAFYVVALVVFLLAFIFGLVVCCWRRSKWAYIAGLCAYIAAFATAAAIAFFHGAEYLERNKIEDTNEFYSRWSAGLQNATTRSYGWSYVLGWVGMILAALSATFYSVAGCYIGGERYDDKEYLDKRREYMETQMGPDYYYGRPYPQPAMIGPYVYDMETRRQLPAIGYGDPYVSWS; this is encoded by the exons ATGAGGACCAGTACTTGTGGGACAGTGATGCTGGTGTGTGCCACCATTCTGGGGCCCATCACCATCGTCTTTCTGGCAGTTTCGTTTGCGACAGACTACTGGCTGGAATTTAAGGTGGACCCCGGTTACACGCGATTGTCGACGGATAATGCCCGGGTGTCCCACACCCGACACAGAGGGATATTCCGGGAATGTTACCCTGGGAACGACACAGCAT TTTTACTGACGGCCAAGGATGTAGTAGACAACTACTGCTTCAACATCGACTATGAGGTTCCTGAGTCCACCTCCATCACACTTAGCACTGAGTTCATGGCCAGAATCC ATCTCTCCCGTTGTTTCCTGGCCTTCTACGTGGTGGCGCTAGTAGTCTTCTTGCTAGCATTCATATTTGGACTGGTCGTCTGCTGCTGGAGAAGGTCTAAATGGGCGTACATCGCCGGCCTGTGCGCCTACATTGCAG CATTTGCGACTGCGGCGGCCATCGCTTTTTTCCATGGAGCAGAGTACCTCGAGAGGAACAAGATTGAAGATACTAATGAATTCTACTCCAGGTGGAGCGCA GGCTTGCAAAACGCTACAACTCGATCTTACGGCTGGTCGTACGTCCTGGGGTGGGTCGGCATGATCCTCGCCGCACTCTCTGCAACGTTTTACTCGGTGGCTGGATGCTACATTGGAGGAGAGCGTTATGATGACAAAGAATATCTCGACAAAAGGCGGGAATACATGGAGACCCAGATGGGACCCGACTACTATTACGGCAGACCCTACCCACAACCCGCTATGATCGGACCCTATGTTTATGACATGGAAACAAGACGTCAGCTGCCGGCCATCGGATACGGAGACCCGTATGTTTCATGGAGCTAA